CGAGCACCGATAACGCCATTGGAACCCCCATCATCAAGGGCATGGTGAACCAAGCGCTTCGTGAGCTCGGTAAACCTGAACTTGCTCGCCAGTGTGAAGTGCCAGAATTCAAGCAGGCATGCTTGGGTGGTATTTACGCTTTGAAAGCAGCCCTGCGTTGGACAGCTCTAGATGGCCGAGGCCGCCAAGCTATTGTGGTGAGTGCAGACACGGCTGAGTATGCCCGTGGAAGCTCTGGTGAACCCACTCAAGGTGCGGGCGCCGTAGCGATGTGGGTGGAAGAGAATCCCAAGCTATTTGAGGTGGACCTCCTCAATGCGGGTAGCGCGTCAGATTACCGCGGCGTGGATTTTCGAAAACCGTTTCAGCGACACTTTATGGATTCCTATACGGAGTCGACGCAGCGCTTGCATGACTTCCCTGTGTTCAGCGGAAAATATTCTACGACCTGCTACATCGATGAGGTGATTCGTGCCGTGGAAGATATGCACGGTAAAATTTCGATGAGTACCCGAGACATGTATCAATCCATGGCCGGAGTCTTCATGCATCGGCCTTACCATAGAATGCCTGAGAATGCCCTGAGCGCTCTCTACGTCTGGGGCTTAGGACGAAGTCATACACCAGAGCACCAAGACGAACTGAGAGGCATCTGTGACGATGCGGGGGCAAGCTACGAAGACGTGGTCACTGAAATGCGCTCCGACCCGCACCTCTTTGGCAGTGTGCTCGAAGGCGAGTCTGATCCGGCAGTTTATAAAAACGCGATGGGTGTCGCCCGCTATTTTCGCAGCACGGATAAGTTTAAGTCGGTGGTGAAAAACAAGATGACCATGGGCAGTGAGCTCATGATGGATCTGGGAAATCTCTACACTGCGGCACTTCCGGCTTGGCTTGGTGCTGGGATCGAAGAAGCATTCGATTGTGAAATTGAATTGGCAGAGAAGGAATTTCTCTTAGTCGGCTATGGTTCTGGCGACGCGGCAGAATCAATCACTGTGAAAATGGTGACGGATTGGCGAGAACATGCTCACCGTATTGGAATGAAGAAGGCTCTGCTTGGGTTTGTAGACCTAACGCGCGCCGAATACGAGGCTTTGCATGATGCTCACACCGACAAGGGTGTGGACACCAGCATTGGTCAAAGATTCGTTGTGGACCGTGTGGGTCAGGCTCAAGAAGCAGATTTTCAAGATGTTGGTGTAGAATATTACCGCTTTGTGCCTTGAGTTTCGATTGGCTTTCCTAGGGTTTGCGGAGTAGGTCGGGACTGCGATAGTTTGTAGCTTCAGCACGTAGGGTGCGAAGGCGGGCAGGGCGGTCACGACACATGGGATATCTCCTTTTACTTATAGGCATGTTAGCGGCGCCGGCCGACGATGCATCGGTATGGGACCCAGAGGTCCAAGAAGAATCTGAAACAGCTTTTCCTGTGGTTTGGGACTTGCGTTTACAGCTCGGGCTACACGCCGCCGGTAAAGACCCTGAGACTGGGCTTCCACTTTATGAAGATACCAATTCCTTCTCCGACGGCATCTGGGCAGTTGATGATTTCTTGAAGCCTCGGTCTGAGGTTATCTACCCATGGTTTTTGGTGGAGTTTGGCCTTGAGGCGGAGTTTTACAAGCGCTGGGGTCTTCGCCTTACGCTTTCTACGGGTGAGATTCACAACGAAGCTGGAGAGTGGCTCACGAGCCGCCGGAGCACCAAAGACGATGGAACCACTGAAATAGGCGGCAGAACCGTAAGCGAAGAGTTTCTTGCCAGCGGATTTGTGCGGGAGGCTGTGCTTACCGGACGGTTTGGACCGGTTTCTTTGGAAGCAGGTCAGCGTATTGGCGAAGTCATGGGTGGTTTGGTTTATGGCGATTATGGCCTTGGTGTAGCGGCGAACCTGGATATGCGTGATCTCGATTTGGGACCGTGGTCCGTGAGTATGGCCGCTGACTTGGTGGGTATGGAATGGGCCGATTACACAGACCCCAACACATTGCTTAGTATGCGTGTCGAATGGGAATATGGTTTTTTCGAATCTTTGGTGTTTGAAGCGGCTTATTTCAGCGACCGCACCGGAACCTTTCATGATGCTTTAAGCTCCATTCAAGTTGAAAACGCTGTCTTAAACCCTGCGCGAATTGCGCCGTGTCCTCCCGGAGCTATCCAGGAAGGTTTAAATGACCCTTTGCAGTGTTACATCTGGGGCTTTGTAAATAGCCAAAGAGAGAGCACCGTGGACGTGGGATACGTTGGCGTTTCGGGAAATCATTTTTTCAACGACTTGAGCCTGCGTTACAGTTTAGCTCTGGAGCAGGGCAGAGCAGTCATCTTGGCCCCGGAGTTACCCGAGAATGAAGAAGGCCCCGAACCAGGTGGTCCGGGTGGTCCGCAGCAGCCTGACTCCTCCTCGGATCCGGGGGCCCCAGAAGATGTGCATTTTCAGCTTCAGGGCTTCGCCATGGATATTAATGCACATTACAGCTTAACACCCCGTTTGGGGCTCAGTGCATTTGGTGTCTTTCTAAGTGGGCAAGGCCCACCTCCAAAATTCAATGACGATGGTGACAGAATCTTGTCTGCGTTTATCGCGCCAGCTCCTTATTGGGTCTGGAGCCGAATGTTTTTCACCGGTGGTTTAAGCCAAGGTGTTTTCTCATCGAGAGCAACCGCTGCAGGAATTAATGCTCATGGGGTCGCGGCAGCAGGACTGGCGTTTGACTGGGCAGGGAGTTCTTTCGAGATTTCTGGGCGGGCTCTTTGGCTTGAGACCATGTGTGCATTGTCGGGAGATGAGGTTGATGGGGAACCTACTCATTATGGACTTGAAACGAATTTAGAGGGTCGCTTCCTAATTTGGGACGGTAGCTGGTTCGACCTTTATGGCAACGCGGAATTGGATTTTTTCTTTCCCGGTAATTTCTTTCCCGAGAGTGATGTAGCATATCGGGCGATAGGTTTGTTGGATGTGGTCTTGCGGGATTAAAATTCTGCTCACCGCAGCGCTTCTTATGGGAGCGGCTCCTTCCAAGA
The DNA window shown above is from Deltaproteobacteria bacterium and carries:
- a CDS encoding hydroxymethylglutaryl-CoA synthase, translating into STDNAIGTPIIKGMVNQALRELGKPELARQCEVPEFKQACLGGIYALKAALRWTALDGRGRQAIVVSADTAEYARGSSGEPTQGAGAVAMWVEENPKLFEVDLLNAGSASDYRGVDFRKPFQRHFMDSYTESTQRLHDFPVFSGKYSTTCYIDEVIRAVEDMHGKISMSTRDMYQSMAGVFMHRPYHRMPENALSALYVWGLGRSHTPEHQDELRGICDDAGASYEDVVTEMRSDPHLFGSVLEGESDPAVYKNAMGVARYFRSTDKFKSVVKNKMTMGSELMMDLGNLYTAALPAWLGAGIEEAFDCEIELAEKEFLLVGYGSGDAAESITVKMVTDWREHAHRIGMKKALLGFVDLTRAEYEALHDAHTDKGVDTSIGQRFVVDRVGQAQEADFQDVGVEYYRFVP